A region from the Triticum aestivum cultivar Chinese Spring chromosome 3D, IWGSC CS RefSeq v2.1, whole genome shotgun sequence genome encodes:
- the LOC123077672 gene encoding B3 domain-containing protein Os03g0620400 isoform X2, protein MNRSCCCCKRYADHLDGRMKCFCRRMTANFRHGMAIPNKFIDHFGGKISRTIELESHNGGMYTVEVFELMNETVLRRRGWEAFVDAHSIEENDSLLFRHIEKSRFEVLVLDSDDCEKVLPSAGIKSASCNVQESRSVDCIGISSSVSYIDISSSSGDDTTRSPGSKRFATCERGDSSHPRKTAVNDSSSEEDSGEDSDAKAEEHSEDESSFGLDDDCQTPCAGRDYVLSPKARLSGAQEERVTRLLQAVRAETPVFVAIMKMNTRIRTTVIPKLFAEEHFPRESQNLTLQRPGKSKKWHPWLYIRKSQCGHVLTGSRWVGFLRDNGVREGDLCVFQPVKGTGTRSKFTVHLLHEPLGASGSTGPKKRVGNTRVNSAAPERSTTAYGHGATAMEKAAPPAPTTRRVNKEQDDGWNHGRQTQRARQLPKPARPYILSSTARLTEEQEREVDRTARAIGSRVPAYVSVMNRSSVGVGNRIYNVTISCAYAAEYLPPGERVAVTLVRRKKAWEVEMRARGGGRALAHGWRGFARDNRLRVQDVCLFQPMEKNRQSLTMTVHIIRHSGKRKQ, encoded by the exons ATGAACAGATCTTGTTGCTGCTGCAAGAGATATGCTGACCATTTGGATGGAAGAATGAAGTGTTTCTGCAGACGCATGACTGCTAATTTCAGACATGGCATG GCTATACCGAACAAGTTCATAGACCATTTCGGCGGAAAGATTTCAAGGACCATCGAACTGGAATCCCATAACGGCGGCATGTACACTGTTGAAGTCTTCGAGCTTATGAACGAAACGGTCCTCCGACGGCGTGGATGGGAGGCGTTTGTCGATGCGCATTCCATTGAGGAGAATGACTCTTTGCTGTTTCGCCACATTGAGAAGTCACGTTTCGAGGTCCTGGTGCTCGACTCCGATGACTGTGAGAAAGTGCTTCCCTCTGCTGGCATCAAATCTGCTTCTTGTAATGTTCAAGAAAGCAGGAGCGTGGATTGTATTGGTATATCAAGCAGTGTGAGTTATATTGATATATCAAGCAGCTCGGGTGATGATACCACAAGATCGCCGGGAAGCAAACGGTTTGCTACGTGTGAAAGAGGCGACTCAAGCCATCCTAGAAAAACTGCCGTAAATGACTCCTCGTCTGAGGAGGATTCAG GAGAAGACAGTGACGCTAAGGCAGAGGAACATTCTGAAGATGAATCGTCTTTTGGGCTAGATGATGATTGTCAGACACCTTGCGCAGGGCGCGACTATGTCTTGTCTCCAAAGGCTCGTCTGTCTGGAGCTCAGGAGGAGAGAGTAACTAGGCTTCTCCAGGCTGTTCGAGCCGAGACTCCCGTGTTCGTGGCCATCATGAAAATGAACACACGGATCCGTACTACT GTGATCCCCAAGCTTTTTGCAGAGGAGCACTTCCCGCGTGAGAGCCAGAACCTGACGCTGCAGCGGCCAGGCAAGAGCAAGAAGTGGCACCCCTGGTTGTACATCAGGAAGAGTCAATGTGGGCACGTCCTCACCGGGTCTCGCTGGGTAGGCTTCCTCCGTGACAATGGCGTGCGCGAGGGAGATCTCTGCGTCTTCCAACCAGTGAAGGGCACTGGCACCAGGAGCAAATTCACAGTCCATCTGCTTCACGAGCCCTTGGGTGCAAGTGGAAGTACTGGTCCGAAGAAAAGAGTAGGAAACACAAGGGTGAACTCGGCTGCCCCAGAAAGATCAACCACTGCTTATGGTCATGGTGCAACAGCTATGGAAAAGGCGGCGCCACCCGCCCCGACAACCCGCCGTGTCAACAAGGAGCAAGATGATG GGTGGAACCATGGTCGTCAGACTCAGAGAGCACGGCAGCTACCAAAGCCGGCGCGTCCCTACATATTGTCATCCACCGCACGCCTGACTGAGGAGCAGGAGAGGGAGGTGGACCGGACAGCTCGCGCCATCGGGTCTCGTGTTCCCGCCTACGTCTCGGTGATGAACAGGAGCAGCGTCGGCGTGGGCAACAGGATCTACAACGTA ACCATTTCCTGTGCGTATGCTGCCGAGTATCTTCCACCCGGGGAGCGGGTCGCCGTGACGctcgtgaggaggaagaaggcgtgggaggTCGAGATGCgcgcgcgcggcggcgggcgggcgctGGCGCATGGCTGGCGTGGTTTCGCCCGCGACAACCGGCTGCGGGTGCAGGACGTTTGTCTGTTCCAGCCCATGGAGAAGAACCGCCAGAGCCTTACCATGACGGTCCACATCATCCGTCACAGCGGCAAGCGGAAGCAGTAG
- the LOC123077672 gene encoding B3 domain-containing protein Os03g0620400 isoform X1, which translates to MCISSAEPSSLNHHCLLELLCHASQMNRSCCCCKRYADHLDGRMKCFCRRMTANFRHGMAIPNKFIDHFGGKISRTIELESHNGGMYTVEVFELMNETVLRRRGWEAFVDAHSIEENDSLLFRHIEKSRFEVLVLDSDDCEKVLPSAGIKSASCNVQESRSVDCIGISSSVSYIDISSSSGDDTTRSPGSKRFATCERGDSSHPRKTAVNDSSSEEDSGEDSDAKAEEHSEDESSFGLDDDCQTPCAGRDYVLSPKARLSGAQEERVTRLLQAVRAETPVFVAIMKMNTRIRTTVIPKLFAEEHFPRESQNLTLQRPGKSKKWHPWLYIRKSQCGHVLTGSRWVGFLRDNGVREGDLCVFQPVKGTGTRSKFTVHLLHEPLGASGSTGPKKRVGNTRVNSAAPERSTTAYGHGATAMEKAAPPAPTTRRVNKEQDDGWNHGRQTQRARQLPKPARPYILSSTARLTEEQEREVDRTARAIGSRVPAYVSVMNRSSVGVGNRIYNVTISCAYAAEYLPPGERVAVTLVRRKKAWEVEMRARGGGRALAHGWRGFARDNRLRVQDVCLFQPMEKNRQSLTMTVHIIRHSGKRKQ; encoded by the exons CTTCCCAGATGAACAGATCTTGTTGCTGCTGCAAGAGATATGCTGACCATTTGGATGGAAGAATGAAGTGTTTCTGCAGACGCATGACTGCTAATTTCAGACATGGCATG GCTATACCGAACAAGTTCATAGACCATTTCGGCGGAAAGATTTCAAGGACCATCGAACTGGAATCCCATAACGGCGGCATGTACACTGTTGAAGTCTTCGAGCTTATGAACGAAACGGTCCTCCGACGGCGTGGATGGGAGGCGTTTGTCGATGCGCATTCCATTGAGGAGAATGACTCTTTGCTGTTTCGCCACATTGAGAAGTCACGTTTCGAGGTCCTGGTGCTCGACTCCGATGACTGTGAGAAAGTGCTTCCCTCTGCTGGCATCAAATCTGCTTCTTGTAATGTTCAAGAAAGCAGGAGCGTGGATTGTATTGGTATATCAAGCAGTGTGAGTTATATTGATATATCAAGCAGCTCGGGTGATGATACCACAAGATCGCCGGGAAGCAAACGGTTTGCTACGTGTGAAAGAGGCGACTCAAGCCATCCTAGAAAAACTGCCGTAAATGACTCCTCGTCTGAGGAGGATTCAG GAGAAGACAGTGACGCTAAGGCAGAGGAACATTCTGAAGATGAATCGTCTTTTGGGCTAGATGATGATTGTCAGACACCTTGCGCAGGGCGCGACTATGTCTTGTCTCCAAAGGCTCGTCTGTCTGGAGCTCAGGAGGAGAGAGTAACTAGGCTTCTCCAGGCTGTTCGAGCCGAGACTCCCGTGTTCGTGGCCATCATGAAAATGAACACACGGATCCGTACTACT GTGATCCCCAAGCTTTTTGCAGAGGAGCACTTCCCGCGTGAGAGCCAGAACCTGACGCTGCAGCGGCCAGGCAAGAGCAAGAAGTGGCACCCCTGGTTGTACATCAGGAAGAGTCAATGTGGGCACGTCCTCACCGGGTCTCGCTGGGTAGGCTTCCTCCGTGACAATGGCGTGCGCGAGGGAGATCTCTGCGTCTTCCAACCAGTGAAGGGCACTGGCACCAGGAGCAAATTCACAGTCCATCTGCTTCACGAGCCCTTGGGTGCAAGTGGAAGTACTGGTCCGAAGAAAAGAGTAGGAAACACAAGGGTGAACTCGGCTGCCCCAGAAAGATCAACCACTGCTTATGGTCATGGTGCAACAGCTATGGAAAAGGCGGCGCCACCCGCCCCGACAACCCGCCGTGTCAACAAGGAGCAAGATGATG GGTGGAACCATGGTCGTCAGACTCAGAGAGCACGGCAGCTACCAAAGCCGGCGCGTCCCTACATATTGTCATCCACCGCACGCCTGACTGAGGAGCAGGAGAGGGAGGTGGACCGGACAGCTCGCGCCATCGGGTCTCGTGTTCCCGCCTACGTCTCGGTGATGAACAGGAGCAGCGTCGGCGTGGGCAACAGGATCTACAACGTA ACCATTTCCTGTGCGTATGCTGCCGAGTATCTTCCACCCGGGGAGCGGGTCGCCGTGACGctcgtgaggaggaagaaggcgtgggaggTCGAGATGCgcgcgcgcggcggcgggcgggcgctGGCGCATGGCTGGCGTGGTTTCGCCCGCGACAACCGGCTGCGGGTGCAGGACGTTTGTCTGTTCCAGCCCATGGAGAAGAACCGCCAGAGCCTTACCATGACGGTCCACATCATCCGTCACAGCGGCAAGCGGAAGCAGTAG
- the LOC123077668 gene encoding NF-X1-type zinc finger protein NFXL2, producing the protein MPSSYAAAAASSSRKPAPFTTATATTRKPAPLPAPAPPPSNPSHVSDSDPSSYSSSGEETDLSACDPATASVLSTYLSVAGNGADLSKVGIFLNSAARRRSPPCLICLDPIRPSDPVWSCSASCFALLHLPCIQSWAHQSASAAPAPTWGCPKCRVAYPKSQTPTSYHCFCSKTEDPPADPWILPHSCGDVCGRRLNSNPDSGCEHTCLLLCHPGPCPPCPAVVPNARCFCGAHREPRRCAHQRYSCKGKCNKRLSCELHRCPVDCHDGPCPPCAVRGNHRCECGETMVERLCSERVFQCKRECSGMLECGKHKCERGCHGGKCGECPLRGQRTCPCGKKDYPRLECDVEAATCGSTCEKVLGCGRHKCPERCHRGPCDVTCRLVIKKSCRCGVLKKELPCHQDLTCERKCQRLRACGRHACKRRCCVGDCPPCAETCDRRLRCGNHKCLSPCHRGACSPCPLMKTISCFCGKTYFEVPCGTEKNQKPPKCSKRCNIDRLCRHKLDCRPHKCHYGACPPCKLICGEELSCGHKCKERCHGSIPPPNPEFTVKPMKKKMEKHIECTPGTPCPPCQEVVLVPCFGEHLGQERAIPCSKSRQFPCQNLCGNLLHCGNHYCTKDCHVLEIPSDQRKADTILSLSRKNTLAEPCERCNLPCQRARDPPCSHPCPSRCHLSDCLPCKALVKRSCHCGAMTHAFECVYYNNLNAKQQLKVRSCGGPCHRKLPNCPHLCSEICHPGQCPSVDQCMKKVNVRCACNTLKKEWVCQDVLKEYRRSGRDPKVAKGQFGVGLIACGGDCVKKVNVPAAELHQRKVQENKNPAAEVTNVPKRRKKRDRGAQEPVQVSMWQQMKRYLVVIIALAGLVVLGLLIWKGVYQISDWMNEMEEQKARERLLRAGRL; encoded by the exons ATGCCGTCCTCCTACGCCGCGGCCGCCGCATCCTCTTCGCGGAAACCAGCTCCTTTCACTACTGCTACCGCCACCACCCGTAAACCAGCACCCTTACCTGCACCCGCGCCCCCGCCGTCGAACCCTAGCCACGTCTCCGATTCTGACCCTTCCTCCTACTCCTCCTCCGGGGAAGAGACCGATCTCAGCGCCTGCGACCCGGCGACTGCGTCCGTCCTCTCCACCTACCTCTCCGTCGCCGGAAATGGCGCTGACCTCTCGAAAGTCGGCATCTTCCTCAACTCCGCCGCGCGCCGCCGATCACCGCCGTGCCTGATCTGCTTGGACCCCATCCGCCCCTCGGATCCCGTCTGGTCCTGCTCCGCCTCATGCTTCGCCCTTCTCCACCTCCCCTGCATCCAGTCATGGGCACACCAGTCAGCCTCCGCCGCTCCTGCCCCCACCTGGGGCTGCCCCAAGTGCCGCGTCGCCTACCCCAAATCCCAGACCCCCACCTCCTACCACTGCTTCTGCTCCAAGACCGAAGACCCTCCCGCGGACCCCTGGATCCTCCCCCACTCCTGCGGCGACGTCTGCGGCCGCCGCCTCAATTCAAATCCCGACTCCGGCTGTGAGCACACCTGCCTCCTGCTTTGCCACCCTGGACCATGTCCTCCATGCCCGGCTGTTGTTCCTAACGCTCGGTGCTTCTGCGGGGCGCACCGTGAGCCCCGGCGCTGTGCGCATCAGCGTTATTCTTGTAAGGGTAAATGCAATAAACGCCTTAGCTGTGAACTCCACCGTTGTCCGGTGGATTGCCATGATGGGCCATGCCCACCGTGTGCTGTGCGGGGGAATCACAGATGTGAGTGTGGAGAGACAATGGTGGAGAGGTTGTGCTCTGAAAGAGTTTTCCAGTGCAAGAGGGAGTGTAGTGGGATGCTGGAGTGTGGGAAGCATAAGTGTGAGAGGGGATGCCATGGTGGGAAGTGCGGGGAATGTCCGCTTCGTGGGCAGCGGACTTGCCCTTGTGGCAAGAAGGATTATCCAAGGTTGGAGTGTGATGTGGAGGCCGCGACATGTGGATCGACTTGTGAGAAGGTGCTTGGGTGCGGACGGCACAAGTGCCCCGAGCGGTGCCATCGTGGCCCGTGTGACGTGACCTGCCGGCTTGTGATAAAAAAGTCCTGCCGCTGTGGTGTTCTGAAGAAGGAG CTGCCTTGCCACCAAGACTTGACCTGCGAAAGGAAATGTCAGCGTTTACGTGCCTGTGGACGCCACGCTTGTAAGCGACGTTGTTGTGTTGGGGATTGCCCACCCTGCGCAGAG ACTTGTGACAGGAGGCTCAGATGTGGAAACCATAAGTGTCTCTCTCCATGCCACAG AGGCGCTTGTTCACCTTGTCCATTGATGAAGACCATCTCATGCTTCTGTGGGAAAACATACTTTGAG GTTCCTTGTGGGACCGAGAAGAATCAGAAACCTCCCAAATGCTCAAAAAGATGCAATATAGATCGTCTTTGCAGACACAAGCTTGATTGCCGG CCCCATAAATGCCACTATGGAGCCTGTCCACCTTGCAAACTGATCTGCGGGGAAGAACTTTCTTGTGGCCACAAGTGTAAAGAAAG GTGTCATGGCTCTATTCCTCCACCGAACCCTGAGTTCACAGTTAAACCAAtgaaaaagaaaatggaaaagcATATAGAATGTACACCTGGAACTCCATGCCCACCATGCCAAGAAGTAGTCTTGGTGCCATGTTTTGGAGAGCATCTAGGCCAAGAACGTGCA ATACCTTGCTCCAAAAGCAGGCAATTTCCCTGTCAGAATTTATGTGGAAACCTTCTCCACTGTGGTAACCATTATTGCACAAAGGATTGCCATGTGTTAGAGATTCCATCGGATCAACGTAAGGCTGATACCATATTATCTCTCAGTAGAAAGAACACTCTTGCTGAGCCTTGCGAAAGATGCAATCTTCCTTGTCAAAGG GCCAGGGATCCTCCTTGTTCACACCCTTGCCCTTCACGGTGTCATCTAAGCGACTGTCTACCTTGCAAAGCCCTTGTTAAAAGATCATGTCATTGTGGTGCTATGACACATGCTTTCGAGTGTGTGTACTATAACAACTTAAATGCCAAGCAACAGCTGAAAGTAAGGTCCTGCGGTGGCCCGTGTCATAG GAAACTACCAAATTGCCCCCATCTGTGCTCAGAAATATGTCACCCTGGTCAATGCCCGTCAGTGGATCAGTGCATGAAAAAG GTTAATGTACGTTGTGCATGCAACACCCTGAAAAAAGAGTGGGTATGTCAAGATGTTCTCAAGGAGTACCGAAGGTCTGGCCGTGACCCAAAAGTAGCAAAAGGTCAGTTTGGAGTTGGCCTAATTGCATGCGGTGGAGATTGTGTGAAAAAGGTCAATGTTCCAGCTGCAGAGTTGCATCAACGGAAAGTTCAGGAGAATAAG AACCCTGCTGCAGAAGTCACAAACGTGCCCAAACGGAGGAAGAAGCGTGACCGCGGAGCACAGGAACCTGTTCAGGTTTCGATGTGGCAG CAAATGAAGCGGTATCTCGTGGTGATAATTGCGTTAGCTGGATTGGTGGTGCTGGGACTACTTATTTGGAAAGGCGTCTACCAGATTTCGGATTGGATGAACGAAATGGAAGAGCAGAAGGCCAGGGAAAGGCTTCTGAGGGCTGGAAGGCTGTAA